The Acidobacteriota bacterium genome includes a region encoding these proteins:
- a CDS encoding universal stress protein has protein sequence MIRSILFALAETPYGAGASNHACWLARKENGFVHALAVIDIAAFEIPVMGAADGFMPSVVTPPAQSGQTLMQDLAAVAGVRLEEFAARCSARGISCATEIRSGIPADVICQAAAAHDIVVVSRTGYSRVPSPHAVDSLVAPVIRGAVRPVLVAGSEFPEDGELRNVLVAYDGSLHAARALPVAAELAARPGVRCTLLTVAQQESAGRETLAPAAAFLRHHGIDPGVRVIVHAKPSEVICDLAGSEGVDLVVMGAYGRSPIREVLFGSTTERILSHCAASVVLQA, from the coding sequence ATGATCCGCTCCATACTGTTTGCTCTGGCTGAAACGCCTTACGGCGCCGGCGCCTCTAACCACGCGTGCTGGCTTGCCCGCAAGGAAAACGGTTTTGTCCATGCGCTGGCCGTGATCGACATCGCCGCCTTCGAGATCCCGGTGATGGGGGCGGCCGACGGCTTCATGCCTTCGGTGGTGACCCCGCCCGCTCAATCGGGCCAGACCCTGATGCAGGACCTGGCGGCGGTGGCGGGGGTGCGGCTGGAGGAGTTCGCCGCCCGCTGCTCGGCCCGGGGGATCTCCTGCGCCACGGAAATCAGGAGCGGGATACCGGCGGACGTCATCTGCCAGGCGGCGGCCGCCCACGACATCGTGGTCGTTTCGCGCACCGGGTACAGCCGCGTCCCCTCCCCCCATGCCGTGGACTCCCTGGTCGCACCGGTGATCCGGGGGGCGGTCCGCCCCGTGCTCGTCGCCGGTTCGGAGTTTCCCGAAGACGGGGAACTGCGCAACGTGCTGGTGGCCTACGACGGGAGCCTGCACGCCGCGCGCGCCCTGCCCGTAGCCGCGGAACTGGCGGCCCGGCCCGGGGTCCGGTGCACCCTCCTGACGGTGGCCCAGCAGGAGAGCGCGGGGCGGGAGACCCTGGCCCCGGCCGCGGCGTTCTTGCGCCACCACGGCATCGATCCCGGCGTCAGGGTGATCGTTCACGCGAAGCCGTCGGAGGTGATCTGCGATCTCGCCGGGAGCGAGGGGGTGGATCTCGTGGTGATGGGGGCCTACGGGCGGAGCCCCATCCGGGAGGTCCTCTTCGGCAGCACGACGGAGCGCATCCTGTCCCATTGCGCCGCCAGCGTCGTCCTGCAGGCCTGA
- a CDS encoding insulinase family protein has product MLFRKCRFWFLPAACLLFFPAAPARSETPLPKLESKRLLNDLQITVATTAGASDRAAVGLVVRYGSAFDPVDKGGVAHLLSRMFLKKTADRSAEDIRAELEILGARVEVRCDWDGIRFLLTAHPSGLERALLLLYQVVGEAEFAEDDFEQVRRSLLEELQRQPDPRKRIHEQMEGALFGGTTYGRPLTGTPESVAALALGDVRFFYRKFFSPGQAALEIVGPVDPGPLLERATRIWGIWVRKDDVPFTFAQPSRPAGRRILVEDDPGSPAAQFIAGGLFPRREDAEYVHALMAARILEGRLNRTLPTSLLTVGSEGRRLASPFYIQGQAAAEQAVGEIVQILDAVEEMKTGEVTPEELGAAQAELADDFRRELGSPEGLAHILMDAELYRLGRNYPALFLDRIARCDGAAVRRAAGEWIFSGGELLLIRGPLDALGTRLGVLGPFEPLIP; this is encoded by the coding sequence ATGCTATTCAGAAAATGCCGTTTCTGGTTTCTCCCGGCCGCCTGCCTGCTCTTCTTCCCCGCCGCCCCGGCCCGGTCGGAAACACCGCTCCCGAAGCTCGAGTCGAAAAGGCTCCTGAACGACCTGCAGATTACAGTCGCCACGACCGCCGGGGCCTCGGACAGGGCCGCCGTGGGTCTCGTCGTCCGGTACGGGTCGGCGTTCGACCCGGTCGACAAGGGGGGGGTCGCCCACCTCCTCTCCCGGATGTTCCTGAAAAAGACGGCCGATCGCTCGGCCGAGGACATAAGGGCCGAGCTCGAGATCCTGGGCGCCCGGGTGGAGGTGCGGTGCGACTGGGACGGGATCCGGTTTCTCCTCACGGCCCATCCCTCCGGCCTGGAACGCGCCCTCCTGCTGCTGTACCAGGTCGTGGGGGAAGCCGAGTTCGCGGAAGACGATTTCGAGCAGGTCCGGCGATCGCTCCTCGAGGAGCTGCAGAGACAGCCCGATCCCCGGAAGCGGATCCACGAGCAGATGGAAGGGGCCCTGTTCGGGGGCACGACCTACGGGAGGCCCCTCACCGGGACCCCCGAGAGCGTCGCGGCCCTGGCGCTCGGGGATGTCCGGTTCTTCTATCGCAAGTTCTTTTCCCCGGGACAGGCGGCCCTCGAGATCGTGGGGCCGGTGGACCCCGGGCCGCTCCTCGAGCGGGCCACCCGCATCTGGGGGATCTGGGTCCGCAAGGACGATGTCCCCTTTACCTTCGCCCAGCCCTCGCGCCCGGCGGGACGGAGGATCCTGGTGGAGGACGATCCCGGCTCCCCCGCCGCCCAGTTCATCGCGGGCGGCCTCTTCCCGCGCCGCGAGGACGCGGAGTACGTCCACGCGCTCATGGCGGCCCGGATCCTCGAGGGGCGCCTGAACCGGACCCTGCCCACTTCGCTCCTCACGGTCGGGAGCGAGGGGCGCCGCCTGGCCAGCCCGTTTTACATCCAGGGCCAGGCCGCGGCGGAGCAGGCCGTGGGGGAGATCGTCCAGATCCTGGACGCCGTGGAGGAGATGAAGACGGGGGAGGTGACGCCGGAGGAACTCGGGGCCGCGCAGGCGGAGCTGGCCGACGATTTCCGCCGGGAGCTGGGTTCACCCGAGGGGCTGGCCCACATCCTCATGGATGCCGAGCTCTACCGCCTGGGCCGCAACTACCCCGCCCTTTTCCTCGACCGCATCGCCCGGTGCGACGGCGCCGCCGTCCGAAGGGCGGCGGGCGAATGGATATTTTCCGGGGGGGAACTGCTCCTGATCCGCGGCCCCCTGGATGCGCTCGGTACCCGGCTCGGCGTCCTGGGTCCCTTCGAACCCCTCATCCCCTAG
- a CDS encoding DegT/DnrJ/EryC1/StrS family aminotransferase, with protein MNVPLLDLQAQYATIKDEVQAAVGAVFESQRFVLGAQGAALEEEIARHCGAAFGVGVASGTDALLLSLRALGVGAGDGVVTVPFTFFATAGAVVNLGARPFFVDIEPAGYGMDPERLESFLEGECRPDPGKGCVVHKASGATIRAVLPVHLYGQCADMDPILEVARRYGLPVVEDACQAIGADYKGKKAGALGDLGCFSFFPSKNLGGAGDGGMVVTSDPGLADRVRLLRGHGAHARYFHDIVGFNSRLDELQAAVLRVKLPCLDRWSEGRRRNAAAYGEEFRAAGLLGVLQPPEVLPGRSHIFHQYVIRAERRDELQAFLRVGGIGSEVYYPVPLHEQECFRGLGYGADDFPRSRAASRSTLALPVYPELSAQQRRCVVDRIARFYRGAA; from the coding sequence ATGAACGTTCCGTTGCTCGATCTGCAGGCCCAGTACGCGACCATCAAGGACGAGGTTCAGGCCGCGGTGGGGGCCGTATTCGAAAGCCAGCGCTTCGTCCTGGGGGCCCAGGGGGCGGCGCTGGAGGAGGAGATCGCGCGCCATTGCGGCGCTGCCTTCGGCGTGGGGGTCGCTTCCGGCACCGATGCCCTGCTCCTCTCGCTGCGGGCCCTCGGCGTCGGGGCCGGGGACGGGGTCGTCACCGTACCGTTCACCTTTTTCGCCACCGCCGGCGCGGTGGTCAACCTCGGCGCCCGCCCCTTTTTCGTGGACATCGAACCGGCGGGGTACGGGATGGACCCGGAGCGGCTGGAATCGTTCCTCGAGGGGGAGTGCCGGCCGGACCCCGGGAAGGGATGCGTCGTCCACAAGGCTTCCGGCGCGACGATCCGGGCCGTTCTCCCCGTGCACCTGTACGGCCAGTGCGCCGACATGGACCCCATCCTGGAGGTGGCCCGGCGGTATGGGCTGCCGGTCGTGGAGGACGCGTGCCAGGCCATCGGCGCGGACTACAAGGGCAAAAAGGCCGGCGCGCTGGGCGATCTGGGGTGCTTCAGCTTCTTCCCCTCGAAAAACCTGGGGGGGGCGGGGGACGGCGGCATGGTCGTCACCTCCGATCCCGGGCTGGCCGACCGGGTGCGGCTGCTGCGCGGTCACGGGGCCCACGCGAGGTACTTCCACGACATCGTCGGGTTCAACAGCCGGCTGGACGAACTCCAGGCCGCCGTGCTGCGCGTCAAGCTCCCCTGCCTCGACCGGTGGTCCGAAGGGCGCCGCAGGAACGCCGCGGCCTACGGGGAGGAGTTCCGGGCGGCCGGGCTCCTCGGCGTGCTCCAGCCCCCCGAGGTGCTCCCGGGCCGCTCCCATATCTTCCACCAGTACGTCATCCGGGCCGAGCGGCGGGACGAGCTGCAGGCGTTCCTCCGGGTAGGGGGGATCGGGAGCGAGGTCTACTACCCCGTTCCGCTGCACGAGCAGGAGTGCTTCCGCGGGCTCGGCTACGGGGCGGACGATTTTCCCCGCTCCCGTGCGGCGTCGCGCAGCACCCTGGCCCTGCCGGTCTACCCCGAGCTTTCCGCACAGCAGCGGCGCTGCGTGGTGGACCGTATCGCGCGCTTCTACCGCGGCGCGGCCTGA
- a CDS encoding VWA domain-containing protein, with amino-acid sequence MTTRIRTWLLAAALAALAASFAPGQAPEGETPAIPQAGFKIGVEVNMVNVPVTVRGADGNFLRGLPRDSFRLLEDGQPQEILFFAQEGLPVHIAVVLDTSGSVRSEWGAIRYATRRFIEQLKPGDRFSLTSFNTEIRLKMDWGTDTARLGPVLTSIYCKDDTKVWDAVWVVSNDVFRGVEGKRVMIIMSDGLDNRSAVTFEEAVQAAVHEEVAVYVVSKTEALRQLMETLYRDIPQQQFANADLALRKLAYETGGRVLYPNNFGQLDDIYADVDEELRNQYTLGYVSSNTDKDGSYRRIDVGVARQGVSVTARPGYYAPRD; translated from the coding sequence ATGACGACCCGAATACGAACCTGGCTGCTCGCGGCCGCCCTCGCGGCCCTGGCGGCGTCCTTCGCCCCCGGCCAGGCCCCGGAAGGGGAGACCCCCGCCATCCCCCAGGCGGGGTTCAAGATCGGCGTCGAGGTCAACATGGTCAACGTCCCCGTCACGGTCCGGGGGGCGGACGGGAACTTCCTCCGGGGCCTGCCCCGCGACTCCTTCCGGCTGCTCGAGGACGGGCAACCGCAGGAGATCCTGTTCTTCGCCCAGGAAGGGCTCCCCGTCCACATCGCCGTCGTGCTCGACACGAGCGGAAGCGTCCGCTCCGAGTGGGGGGCGATCCGGTACGCGACCCGGCGCTTCATCGAACAGCTCAAGCCCGGGGACCGGTTTTCCCTCACCTCCTTCAACACCGAAATCAGGCTGAAGATGGACTGGGGCACCGATACCGCGCGCCTGGGCCCCGTCCTGACCTCCATCTACTGCAAGGATGACACGAAGGTGTGGGACGCCGTGTGGGTCGTCTCGAACGACGTCTTCCGCGGCGTCGAGGGGAAGAGGGTCATGATCATCATGAGCGACGGACTGGACAACAGGAGCGCCGTCACCTTCGAAGAGGCGGTCCAGGCCGCCGTCCACGAGGAGGTGGCCGTCTACGTCGTCAGCAAGACGGAGGCGCTGCGCCAGCTGATGGAAACCCTGTACCGCGACATCCCCCAGCAGCAGTTCGCCAACGCGGACCTGGCCCTGCGGAAGCTGGCGTACGAGACCGGGGGGCGGGTCCTCTATCCCAACAATTTCGGCCAGCTCGACGACATCTACGCCGACGTGGACGAGGAGCTGCGCAACCAGTACACCCTCGGCTACGTGTCGAGCAACACGGACAAGGACGGGTCCTACCGCCGTATCGACGTGGGGGTGGCCCGCCAGGGCGTCAGCGTCACGGCCCGGCCCGGGTACTACGCCCCCCGGGACTGA
- the mpl gene encoding UDP-N-acetylmuramate:L-alanyl-gamma-D-glutamyl-meso-diaminopimelate ligase, producing MPKNGLLRIHLAGICGTGMASLAAMLREAGHEVSGSDEGVYPPMSDFLAERGIPVRRGYDARNLEPEPDLVVIGNALSRGNPEIERTLNRRIPYTSFPEALKRFFLLGKIPVVVAGTHGKTTTSSMLAWGMQSAGLRPDFLIGGIAGNFRSSYGLGGGEHFVVEGDEYDSAFFDKGPKFLHYLPYLAVIGNVEYDHADIYPDLESIRLQFRRLVHLIPEEGFLAVGGESPAALEACAGCRCARETFGLDPGCDWSAGAIEMGETGSSFEVALRGEAFGRFRMRAVGRHNIRNALAATAVLHRLGVSAREIGRGLESFAGVRRRLELRAEVGGVRIYEDFAHHPTAVRETLETVRAAFRPERVWAVYEPRSATSRRNVFQREIADALAGADCVAFPALFRPEKVPEGERLDLERLVSDLRSRGAAAWNLGTVDAIIEKVAAEARPGDLVVLLSNGGFGGIYEKLPAALGGKTEATPGG from the coding sequence ATGCCCAAGAACGGACTCCTTCGGATACACCTGGCCGGGATCTGCGGAACCGGCATGGCCTCGCTGGCGGCGATGCTCCGGGAAGCGGGGCACGAGGTTTCCGGCTCCGACGAGGGGGTGTACCCCCCGATGAGCGATTTTCTCGCCGAGCGCGGCATCCCGGTGCGCCGTGGGTACGACGCGCGCAACCTCGAGCCGGAACCGGACCTGGTCGTCATCGGCAACGCCCTGTCGCGCGGGAATCCCGAGATCGAACGGACGCTCAACCGCAGGATCCCCTACACCTCCTTCCCGGAGGCGCTCAAGCGCTTCTTTCTCCTCGGGAAGATCCCCGTCGTGGTCGCCGGGACGCACGGCAAGACCACCACCAGTTCCATGCTCGCCTGGGGGATGCAGTCCGCCGGCCTGCGCCCCGATTTCCTGATCGGGGGGATCGCCGGGAATTTCCGGTCCAGCTACGGCCTGGGCGGCGGGGAGCATTTCGTGGTCGAAGGGGACGAATACGATTCGGCCTTTTTCGACAAGGGGCCCAAGTTCCTCCACTACCTCCCCTACCTGGCCGTGATCGGAAACGTCGAGTATGACCACGCCGACATCTACCCGGACCTGGAAAGCATCCGGCTGCAGTTCCGGCGCCTGGTCCACCTCATCCCGGAAGAGGGCTTTCTCGCGGTCGGGGGCGAAAGCCCCGCCGCGCTGGAGGCCTGCGCCGGCTGCCGCTGCGCCCGGGAGACCTTCGGCCTCGACCCCGGCTGCGACTGGAGCGCCGGCGCGATCGAGATGGGGGAGACGGGCTCGAGCTTCGAGGTGGCCCTCAGGGGGGAGGCTTTCGGCCGTTTCCGGATGCGGGCGGTGGGACGCCACAACATCCGCAACGCCCTGGCCGCCACGGCCGTGCTGCACCGCCTGGGGGTATCCGCCCGGGAGATCGGCCGGGGGCTGGAGTCGTTCGCGGGGGTCCGCCGCAGGCTCGAGCTGCGGGCCGAAGTGGGGGGGGTCCGCATCTACGAGGACTTCGCGCACCACCCCACCGCCGTCCGGGAGACCCTGGAAACGGTCCGGGCCGCCTTCCGGCCCGAACGGGTATGGGCGGTGTACGAACCGCGTTCGGCCACCAGCCGCCGCAACGTCTTCCAGAGGGAGATCGCCGACGCGCTCGCGGGCGCCGACTGCGTGGCCTTCCCGGCCCTGTTCAGGCCGGAAAAGGTGCCGGAGGGGGAAAGGCTCGATCTCGAGCGGCTGGTTTCGGACCTGCGCTCCCGCGGCGCGGCCGCCTGGAACCTCGGGACCGTGGACGCTATAATTGAAAAGGTCGCCGCCGAAGCCCGTCCGGGGGACCTGGTGGTCCTTCTGTCCAACGGCGGCTTCGGCGGCATCTACGAGAAACTCCCCGCCGCGCTCGGGGGGAAGACCGAAGCGACACCCGGAGGCTGA
- the amrA gene encoding AmmeMemoRadiSam system protein A translates to MLDHADKAALLGLARRTLEAHLAGEGAPGLDRPGPALLEMKGAFVSLHREGALRGCIGQILADRPLCEIVARCAVSAACGDPRFPPVSAGELPLLELEISVLAPLRRIGDIEEIRVGVHGLYLVSGPHRGLLLPQVASEQGWDRRRFLEHTCRKAGAAPTAWREAETEIYVFEAEVFSESGLSRAARS, encoded by the coding sequence ATGCTCGACCACGCTGACAAGGCCGCACTCCTCGGACTGGCCCGCAGGACCCTCGAGGCCCACCTGGCCGGGGAGGGGGCGCCGGGACTCGACCGCCCGGGCCCGGCCCTGCTCGAAATGAAGGGGGCCTTCGTTTCCCTCCACCGGGAGGGGGCCCTCCGGGGCTGCATCGGCCAGATCCTGGCCGACCGGCCGCTGTGCGAAATCGTCGCGCGTTGCGCCGTCAGCGCCGCCTGCGGCGATCCCCGGTTCCCGCCGGTGAGCGCCGGGGAACTGCCGCTGCTCGAGCTGGAGATCTCGGTCCTCGCTCCCCTGCGCCGCATCGGCGACATCGAAGAGATCCGGGTCGGGGTGCACGGGCTCTACCTCGTGAGCGGGCCTCACCGGGGCCTGCTCCTGCCGCAGGTGGCGTCCGAGCAGGGCTGGGACCGGAGGCGGTTCCTCGAACACACCTGCCGCAAGGCCGGGGCGGCCCCCACGGCATGGCGCGAGGCGGAGACCGAGATCTACGTCTTCGAGGCCGAGGTTTTTTCCGAATCCGGGCTCTCCCGCGCGGCGCGGTCCTGA
- a CDS encoding sigma-70 family RNA polymerase sigma factor yields MSEQAYLHFEAGPLYVAEGSACRERAGVPAPSEWTDDEITSIRAALKKLSAGRIPDPNDAEDLVQETLLTLVAKCPRADLRKSPLVWSMGVLRRKVGNYYRKARRTTSLDDWESGRRQRPPMAGGGSVAAGLFPAAPSPEISLLRDEMQGIVDETISRLPDSQRQAMELLISGLDPGEIVDRLNPERYQNVINRLHRGRRRLAAELARHGLGPDSGTGLRKMKRSLGKRRS; encoded by the coding sequence GTGTCCGAACAAGCCTATCTTCACTTCGAAGCCGGCCCCCTTTATGTCGCCGAAGGCTCCGCGTGCAGGGAGCGGGCGGGCGTCCCGGCCCCATCGGAATGGACCGATGACGAGATCACCTCGATCCGCGCGGCCCTGAAAAAACTCTCGGCCGGGCGCATCCCGGACCCCAACGACGCGGAAGACCTGGTCCAGGAGACGCTCCTGACCCTGGTCGCCAAATGCCCCCGGGCCGACCTGCGCAAGAGCCCGCTGGTGTGGAGCATGGGGGTGCTCCGGAGGAAGGTGGGAAACTACTATCGCAAGGCCCGGCGCACCACCTCCCTGGACGACTGGGAATCGGGCCGGCGGCAGAGGCCCCCGATGGCCGGCGGCGGCTCCGTCGCCGCCGGCCTGTTCCCCGCGGCCCCCTCCCCCGAAATCAGCCTGCTCCGCGACGAGATGCAGGGGATCGTCGACGAAACGATCTCCCGGCTCCCCGATTCACAGCGCCAGGCGATGGAGCTCCTGATCTCGGGGCTCGACCCTGGGGAGATCGTGGACCGGCTGAACCCCGAGCGGTACCAGAACGTGATCAACCGGCTGCACCGGGGACGCCGGAGGCTGGCTGCGGAACTGGCCCGGCACGGCCTCGGCCCGGACAGTGGAACGGGGCTCAGGAAGATGAAGCGCAGTCTCGGAAAAAGGCGCAGTTGA
- the pgsA gene encoding CDP-diacylglycerol--glycerol-3-phosphate 3-phosphatidyltransferase, with protein sequence MNLPNALTIARIFLVPVVVALLLTVEIRTWAFLGASLFLAAALTDLLDGYLARRRKQVTTLGRLLDPIADKLLISSALVALVQLGIAPAWMVVIILGREFAVSGLRSIAAHEGFSIDVSRLGKGKMVAQVAAVVGLILGHKYGGWVQGTATVLLWGVVVLALVSMAQYFRDFWSKLDNSIKYREKRRRRVLERRRLRAEQRRELGRLRKLEQLHRLEAADRPAADLKNSR encoded by the coding sequence ATGAATCTGCCGAACGCCTTGACCATCGCCCGAATCTTCCTGGTGCCCGTAGTCGTCGCCCTGCTCCTGACGGTCGAAATCCGGACCTGGGCCTTCCTGGGCGCCAGCCTGTTCCTGGCCGCCGCCCTGACCGACCTGCTCGACGGCTACCTGGCCCGGAGGCGCAAGCAGGTGACGACCCTGGGGCGGCTTTTGGACCCCATCGCCGACAAGCTCCTCATCTCCTCCGCGCTGGTCGCCCTGGTGCAGCTGGGGATCGCGCCCGCCTGGATGGTCGTCATCATCCTGGGGAGGGAATTCGCCGTCAGCGGGCTCCGGAGCATCGCCGCCCACGAGGGGTTTTCCATCGATGTCTCGCGCCTGGGGAAGGGGAAGATGGTGGCCCAGGTGGCGGCCGTGGTGGGACTGATCCTGGGGCACAAATACGGCGGGTGGGTGCAGGGGACCGCGACCGTCCTTCTCTGGGGCGTGGTGGTCCTGGCGCTGGTCTCCATGGCGCAATATTTCCGCGACTTCTGGTCCAAGCTGGACAACAGCATCAAGTACCGCGAGAAGCGCCGGCGCAGGGTGCTCGAGAGGCGGCGCCTCCGTGCCGAGCAGCGGCGGGAACTGGGTCGGCTGCGCAAACTCGAACAGCTGCACCGGCTGGAGGCGGCCGACCGGCCGGCGGCCGACCTGAAAAATTCCCGGTGA
- a CDS encoding CBS domain-containing protein: MRPGGFHLLRIGGIDVTIDYSWFVMFFLVLYIMAESYFPRVLADHSTAQYWVMGGVAAILLFVSVLLHELAHSLVALRHGIRVAGIRLFIFGGMAEVVSEARNGRQEFLIALAGPATSLGIGGGLLAVHFAAAGFSSAVAGIAWWLGWANILLALFNLIPGFPLDGGRILRAFLWDHWDDLARATRVVSRIGNAFALFLIILGVLQFLLTQSLLSGLWLVLIGMFLKQSAAGGYQAIMLKQALAGVEVRQVMTADVVKVDWLTPIDRLIQDYIYRHQFTQFPVFNREEFVGMVSIEGVKTVARELWGFKQVRDVMTPVELVPSLRPSDPAGEALSRMAAENGCMPVVEDGSLLGIVTRRDILDLFKIKSDLGAA, translated from the coding sequence ATGAGACCCGGGGGATTCCATCTTTTGCGGATCGGCGGCATCGATGTCACCATCGACTACTCCTGGTTCGTCATGTTCTTCCTGGTTCTCTACATCATGGCCGAGAGCTACTTTCCCCGGGTGCTCGCGGACCATTCCACGGCGCAGTACTGGGTCATGGGGGGCGTCGCGGCCATCCTCCTTTTCGTTTCCGTCCTCCTGCACGAATTGGCCCATTCGCTGGTCGCCCTCCGGCACGGGATCCGGGTCGCCGGCATCAGGCTTTTCATCTTCGGCGGGATGGCCGAAGTCGTCTCCGAAGCCCGCAACGGGAGGCAGGAGTTTTTGATCGCGCTGGCGGGCCCCGCGACCAGCCTGGGGATCGGGGGGGGGCTCCTGGCCGTCCATTTCGCCGCCGCGGGATTCTCGTCGGCCGTCGCGGGGATCGCATGGTGGCTGGGCTGGGCCAATATCCTCCTGGCCCTCTTCAACCTGATCCCGGGCTTTCCCCTGGACGGCGGCCGCATCCTGCGGGCGTTCCTCTGGGACCACTGGGACGACCTGGCCCGCGCCACCCGGGTGGTCAGCCGGATCGGCAACGCCTTCGCCCTCTTTCTCATCATCCTGGGCGTCCTCCAGTTCCTCCTGACGCAGAGCCTGCTGTCCGGCCTCTGGCTGGTGCTGATCGGGATGTTCCTGAAACAGTCGGCGGCCGGGGGGTACCAGGCGATCATGCTGAAGCAGGCGCTCGCCGGGGTGGAGGTGCGGCAGGTCATGACGGCCGATGTCGTGAAGGTGGACTGGCTGACCCCGATCGACCGGCTGATCCAGGATTACATCTACCGGCACCAGTTCACGCAGTTTCCCGTTTTCAACCGGGAGGAGTTCGTGGGGATGGTGTCCATCGAGGGGGTCAAGACGGTGGCCCGGGAGCTGTGGGGGTTCAAGCAGGTCCGGGACGTGATGACGCCGGTCGAGCTGGTGCCGTCGCTCAGGCCGTCGGACCCCGCCGGAGAGGCCCTCTCCCGGATGGCCGCCGAGAACGGATGCATGCCGGTGGTGGAGGACGGGTCGCTCCTGGGAATCGTGACGCGGAGGGACATCCTGGACCTTTTCAAAATCAAATCGGATCTCGGGGCCGCCTGA
- a CDS encoding DUF2393 domain-containing protein: protein MVEFHSEPQTSRRPTMILATIGVLAVLAGAVALYVHYQGGLESEAGPAGVAVPGLLRAGDTNFEYYKTRVLIEDVQASLGVSFSNARIAMISGVLVNDGDRTLEAVELHLTLYDAWGKVSKERTAFALRPGAGYVGKPMNPLERRSFTIGVEAVEYYWDPKNITIEITGLKYS, encoded by the coding sequence ATGGTTGAATTCCATTCCGAACCGCAGACCAGCAGGCGTCCGACGATGATCCTCGCCACCATCGGAGTGCTGGCGGTCCTCGCGGGCGCCGTCGCGCTCTACGTGCACTACCAGGGCGGCCTCGAGTCCGAGGCCGGGCCCGCCGGGGTCGCCGTCCCCGGGCTGCTCCGCGCGGGGGACACCAATTTCGAATACTACAAGACAAGGGTCCTCATCGAGGACGTCCAGGCCAGCCTGGGGGTCAGTTTCAGCAACGCCCGGATCGCCATGATTTCGGGCGTGCTCGTCAACGACGGGGACCGGACGCTGGAAGCGGTCGAACTGCACCTCACCCTGTACGACGCCTGGGGAAAGGTCTCGAAGGAACGGACGGCCTTCGCCCTTCGCCCCGGCGCGGGATACGTGGGCAAACCCATGAATCCGCTGGAAAGACGCTCCTTCACCATCGGGGTCGAGGCGGTCGAATATTACTGGGACCCCAAGAACATCACCATCGAAATCACCGGCCTGAAATATTCCTGA